One window of Pelobates fuscus isolate aPelFus1 chromosome 9, aPelFus1.pri, whole genome shotgun sequence genomic DNA carries:
- the ZIC3 gene encoding zinc finger protein ZIC 3, with translation MTMLLDGGPQFPTLGVGGFGTTRHHEMSNRDAGMGLNPFAEPPHSAAFKLSPGNHDLSSSQNSAFTPQASGYANALGHHAGQVPSYGGAAFNSTRDFLFRNRNSGIGDAASPGGQHGLFTSHGPPGIADPSGHLIFPGLHEQSSTHSSPNGHVVNGQMHLGLRGDIFGRPDPYRAVPSPRTDHYAAAQFHNYNHMNMSMNVAAHHGPGAFFRYMRQPIKQELSCKWMEESPINRPQKTCDRTFSSMHELVTHMTMEHVGGPEQTNHICYWEECPRGGKSFKAKYKLVNHIRVHTGEKPFPCPFPGCGKIFARSENLKIHKRTHTGEKPFKCEFEGCDRRFANSSDRKKHMHVHTSDKPYICKVCDKSYTHPSSLRKHMKVHESQGSESSPAASSGYESATPPAMVSVSSEESSKPTSAPIQTNSNIHNAGLLPPNFNEWYV, from the exons ATGACGATGCTATTAGATGGAGGACCACAATTTCCCACCCTGGGAGTTGGTGGGTTTGGGACAACTCGCCATCATGAAATGTCCAACCGAGATGCTGGCATGGGGCTTAATCCGTTTGCTGAACCTCCACATTCTGCAGCTTTTAAACTTAGTCCAGGCAATCATGATCTCTCCTCGAGCCAGAACTCTGCTTTTACCCCGCAGGCATCTGGATATGCCAATGCGCTTGGACACCATGCTGGGCAGGTGCCATCTTATGGTGGTGCAGCTTTTAACTCTACTCGAGATTTCCTTTTCCGAAATCGAAACTCTGGAATTGGAGATGCCGCCTCCCCAGGTGGTCAACATGGACTTTTCACCAGCCATGGCCCCCCTGGAATAGCTGACCCTTCAGGGCACCTGATTTTCCCAGGGCTACATGAGCAAAGCTCTACTCATTCTTCACCCAATGGACATGTAGTCAACGGTCAAATGCATTTGGGTCTTCGGGGAGATATTTTTGGACGCCCAGATCCTTACAGAGCTGTTCCAAGCCCAAGGACTGACCATTATGCTGCAGCTCAGTTCCACAATTACAATCACATGAATATGAGTATGAATGTAGCAGCACACCATGGCCCAGGGGCATTTTTTAGATATATGAGGCAACCCATCAAACAAGAGTTATCATGCAAGTGGATGGAGGAATCACCGATAAACCGTCCCCAGAAAACCTGTGACAGGACATTTAGCAGCATGCATGAGCTTGTTACACATATGACAATGGAACATGTTGGGGGACCAGAGCAAACTAACCATATTTGCTACTGGGAGGAATGTCCGAGGGGAGGCAAATCCTTTAAAGCAAAATACAAACTGGTCAATCACATAAGAGTGCATACAGGAGAAAAGCCCTTTCCATGTCCTTTTCCAGGGTGTGGGAAAATTTTTGCACGGTCTGAAAATCTAAAGATTCACAAAAGAACTCATACAG GTGAAAAACCATTTAAGTGTGAATTTGAAGGATGCGATAGGCGGTTTGCCAACAGCAgtgacagaaaaaaacatatgcaTGTACACACATCGGATAAACCATACATCTGCAAGGTGTGTGATAAATCCTACACACACCCCAGCTCTCTGAGAAAACATATGAAG GTTCATGAATCTCAAGGGTCTGAATCGTCCCCTGCTGCAAGTTCAGGTTATGAATCTGCCACACCACCAGCTATGGTTTCTGTCAGTAGTGAAGAATCTTCTAAACCAACTTCAGCACCAATTCAGACTAATAGTAACATCCACAATGCAGGACTACTTCCACCCAATTTTAATGAATGGTATGTCTGA